A genome region from Etheostoma cragini isolate CJK2018 chromosome 4, CSU_Ecrag_1.0, whole genome shotgun sequence includes the following:
- the aspn gene encoding asporin, with the protein MSVFLLLCLLALGHAKPYRPINTLDFMKNYDIMMADSAAEEDDENDDDNNEDDDDDDDDDDYDEDENCPSGCRCSPRVVQCSDMGQIAVPDKIPEDTVILDLQNNDITEIKENDLKGLHKLYGLFLINNKISKIHPKAFRNMDNLRLLYLSYNLLTEIPANLPPNVFELRFHENKINKIQTDAFKGLMKLNVLELGANPLANSGIALGAFNGLSTLYIGIAEAKLTAVPKDLPSSITELSLDYNKISKVEIEDFIRYKNLKRLGLGFNQVKFVENGSLASIPSIREIHLDNNRLKKVPPNLSSLRYLQVIYLHGNRISNVGVNDFCPIRPDVKKNLYTGISLFANPVKYWDIQPATFRCVTGRRGVQLGNFRK; encoded by the exons ATGAGTGTCTTCCTCCTGCTTTGCCTGCTGGCACTAGGCCACGCCAAGCCATACCGCCCAATAAATACCCTGGATTTCATGAAAAACTATGACATCATGATGGCTGATTCGGCTGCTGAAGAGGACGACGAAAATGATGACGACAACAATGAGGATGACGACGACGATGATGACGACGACGATTATGATGAAGACGAGAACTGTCCGTCTGGTTGCCGTTGCTCACCCAGAGTGGTGCAGTGCTCAGACATGG GTCAGATCGCTGTTCCTGACAAGATTCCTGAGGACACTGTGATACTAGACCTCCAAAACAATGATATTACTGAGATCAAGGAGAACGACCTTAAAGGCCTCCACAAGCTTTAT GGCCTGTTTCTGATCAACAATAAGATCTCCAAGATTCACCCCAAGGCTTTCAGAAACATGGACAATCTCAGACTGCTGTACCTCTCCTACAACCTGCTGACTGAGATCCCAGCAAACCTGCCTCCCAACGTCTTTGAGCTACGCTTCCATGAAAACAAGATCAACAAAATCCAGACAGATGCGTTTAAAGGCCTGATGAAACTAAATGTGCTAG AGCTGGGCGCCAACCCACTGGCCAACAGTGGGATTGCCCTGGGAGCTTTTAACGGCTTGTCGACCCTGTATATCGGTATAGCAGAGGCCAAACTAACTGCTGTACCAAAAG ACCTCCCATCCTCCATCACAGAGCTGAGCCTGGACTACAACAAGATCTCTAAGGTGGAAATAGAAGACTTTATCAGATATAAAAACCTAAAGAG ACTAGGACTTGGTTTTAATCAGGTTAAGTTTGTGGAAAATGGCAGCTTAGCCAGCATTCCGAGCATCCGTGAAATCCACCTTGACAACAACCGTCTGAAAAAGGTTCCACCGAATCTCAGCTCCCTGCGCTACCTCCAG GTGATTTACCTCCATGGCAACAGAATCAGCAATGTGGGAGTCAACGATTTCTGTCCCATCAGGCCCGATGTCAAGAAGAACCTGTACACAGGCATCAGTCTGTTTGCCAATCCTGTTAAATACTGGGACATCCAGCCGGCCACCTTTCGCTGTGTGACCGGACGGAGGGGCGTTCAGCTAGGAAACTTCAGAAAATAG
- the ecm2 gene encoding extracellular matrix protein 2, with protein MRWWLVVASLWLLVVLTASDDQAIIRHRNRGKRKKDGQGPGKARAGHSRPPKIRQVTGAGSLVVTGENQENTLFMESYKNIQEQHSSYKVIPGKQGQCVYRGLTMFNQAVWSPKPCVTCLCTGGRVVCDEITCPVVHCHFPFTPAGECCPVCMESDSDLSLDLSGDSPVGNDPGEPVSPLTQEEIQRIIWREEEEHREEEERLRKKDEARKMRRKQRKEQAEKQRKIVEERRREEEEALRLQVAKEEEEWRRLMEEEDRKRKEAADREAREMERKLEEERWRQEEILREELLALVEEEEDKKQEEVEGALWLRGDVFEMPPKGPEEPEKPDLFPAPIPRPPPATEDELKELEAEMEEEEEEREGVVVNRGGLPPGCYISDVTLTCENAKLLYFPPLAIPELRSLSLEGNNISSIPAEAFNGIPNLEWINLKKNKLTFAGIDAKAFRGLKMLRRLYLDGNLLEAVPAYLPPTLQELKISENKLRGINKHSFQELSSLVILELEGNLLSEGNVDPLAFAPLKQLSYLRLGRNHFRTVPQGLPISLLELYLENNLIEEISETVFNQTHSLNVVSLRYNRLEENRIAPLAWINHRNLESIDLSHNHLYLVPSYLPRSLVHLVLVGNNIERIPGYVFAHMDPGLEYLYLSYNKLDGEAIEPESFFGSYQSMVELCLDHNQLIHVPSGINEMTNLHFLRLNNNMIRSIPDEGICDPNHSGDTTLVALRLENNYIDPQKISPTAFSCVRSSSSVVLKPQKTK; from the exons ATGAGGTGGTGGCTGGTGGTGGCCAGTTTGTGGCTGCTAGTGGTTCTGACCGCCTCGGACGACCAGGCCATAATCAGACATCGCAACCggggaaagaggaagaaggacGGACAGG GTCCTGGGAAGGCCAGAGCGGGGCACTCTAGACCTCCAAAGATCAGACAGGTTACTGGTGCCGGAAGCCTGGTGGTGACTGGTGAAAACCAAGAAAACACTCTTTTCATGGAGTCCTACAAGAACATACAAGAACAGCATTCCAGCTACAAAGTTATCCCAG GTAAGCAGGGCCAGTGTGTGTACCGGGGTCTGACCATGTTCAACCAGGCTGTCTGGTCTCCTAAGCCCTGTGTGACTTGTCTGTGTACTGGAGGGCGAGTGGTTTGTGACGAGATCACCTGCCCCGTAGTACACTGCCATTTCCCCTTCACCCCAGCTGGGGAGTGCTGCCCCGTCTGCATGGAGTCAG ACTCTGACCTCAGCCTTGACCTTTCTGGTGACTCCCCAGTTGGCAACGACCCTGGCGAGCCCGTGAGCCCATTGACCCAAGAGGAGATCCAGCGAATCATCTGGCGGGAGGAAGAGGAACACCGCGAGGAAGAGGAGCGCCTGAGGAAGAAAGATGAGGccaggaagatgaggaggaagcagaggaaggagcaggcagagaaacaaaggaagatagtggaggagaggaggagggaggaggaggaggcgctAAGGCTTCAGGTGgcgaaagaggaggaggagtggaggagGCTTATGGAGGAAGAAGACAGGAAGCGCAAAGAGGCAGCAGACAGAGAAGCAAGGGAGATGGAAAGAAAGCTAGAGGAGGAAAGGTGGAGGCAGGAGGAGATACTGAGGGAAGAACTACTGGCtctggtggaggaggaggaagacaagaAGCAGGAGGAAGTAGAGGGGGCACTGTGGCTGAGAGGAGATGTGTTTGAGATGCCCCCAAAAGGACCTGAGGAACCTGAGAAACCAGACCTCTTCCCTGCTCCCATCCCAAGACCTCCTCCTGCCACAGAGGATGAGCTGAAGGAGTTGGAagcagagatggaggaggaagaggaggaaagggaagGGGTAGTAGTAAACAGAGGAGGCCTCCCTCCTGGATGCTACATCTCTGATGTTACTCTGACATGTGAAAATGCAAAACTCCTCTACTTTCCTCCTCTGGCCATACCAGAGCTCAGGTCTCTCAGTCTGGAGG GCAACAACATCAGCAGCATCCCAGCAGAAGCCTTCAATGGTATCCCTAACCTTGAATGGATCaacctgaagaaaaacaaactcacaTTTGCCGGCATTGATGCTAAAGCCTTCAGA ggtctGAAGATGCTAAGGCGCCTGTACTTGGATGGGAATCTTCTAGAAGCTGTGCCCGCTTACCTTCCACCCACCCTACAGGAGCTGAAGATCAGCGAGAACAAACTGAGAGGAATCAATAAACACAGCTTCCAAG aacTGAGCAGCCTGGTGATTCTGGAGTTGGAGGGAAATCTGCTGAGTGAGGGGAATGTAGATCCTCTGGCCTTTGCTCCCCTGAAACAGCTCTCCTACCTCCGACTGGGCAGAAACCACTTCCGCACCGTACCACAAGGCCTTCCCATTTCATTGCTG GAGCTGTACTTGGAGAACAACCTGATTGAGGAAATCTCAGAGACAGTTTTCAATCAGACCCACAGTCTGAATGTAGTCTCTCTGAGATACAACAGGCTGGAGGAGAACAGGATCGCCCCGCTGGCCTGGATCAACCATAG aaATCTGGAGTCCATCGACCTTTCACATAATCACCTTTACCTAGTTCCATCATACCTGCCTAGATCTCTGGTCCACTTAGTGCTGGTGGGAAACAACATAGAGAGGATACCTG GTTACGTCTTTGCCCACATGGACCCTGGTTTAGAGTATCTCTACCTCTCTTACAACAAACTGGATGGAGAGGCAATCGAGCCTGAGTCGTTCTTCGGCTCGTACCAATCCATGGTGGAACTGTGTCTGGATCACAACCAGCTGATCCATGTCCCATCTGGCATCAACGAGATGACCAACTTACATTTCCTCAGACTCAACAATAACATGATCAG GAGTATTCCTGACGAAGGCATCTGTGACCCAAACCACAGCGGGGACACTACCCTGGTGGCCCTGAGGCTGGAAAACAACTACATCGACCCCCAGAAGATCTCACCGACAGCTTTCTCCTGTGTGCGCTCCTCCTCCAGTGTGGTCCTTAAACCCCAGAAAACCAAGTGA